In bacterium, a single genomic region encodes these proteins:
- a CDS encoding radical SAM protein, producing MKFKYIYGPVASWRLGNSLGIDLLSQKEKICNFDCCYCQIGRNLKYLTQRKLYVSTQEIIEEIKRLPDCQIDYITFSGRGESTLAINLSETITAIKKLRKEPIAVLTNSTLINKVDVRQELTLADFVILKLDAFSQETLELINNPARGIKFDEIYNGIRAFREEYRGKLALQIMFIDENKNSARRLFQLAREIQPD from the coding sequence ATGAAATTTAAATATATCTATGGCCCTGTGGCTTCCTGGAGATTAGGCAATTCTCTGGGAATAGATTTGCTTTCGCAGAAGGAGAAGATATGTAATTTTGACTGCTGTTATTGTCAGATTGGAAGGAATTTAAAATACCTTACCCAAAGGAAATTATATGTTTCCACACAAGAGATAATTGAAGAAATAAAAAGATTACCTGATTGTCAGATAGATTATATTACTTTTTCTGGTAGAGGTGAATCTACACTCGCCATAAATTTAAGTGAAACAATAACTGCAATAAAAAAACTCCGAAAAGAACCTATTGCCGTTTTAACTAATTCAACCTTAATCAATAAAGTTGATGTCCGTCAGGAATTAACATTGGCAGATTTCGTTATTCTCAAATTAGATGCCTTTTCACAGGAAACACTTGAATTAATAAATAACCCCGCCAGAGGAATTAAATTTGATGAGATTTATAATGGCATAAGGGCTTTTAGAGAAGAATATCGAGGGAAATTAGCACTTCAAATTATGTTTATTGATGAGAATAAGAATAGTGCCCGGAGATTATTTCAATTAGCCCGAGAAATCCAACCAGACCA